Proteins encoded within one genomic window of Macaca thibetana thibetana isolate TM-01 chromosome 3, ASM2454274v1, whole genome shotgun sequence:
- the NSUN5 gene encoding 28S rRNA (cytosine-C(5))-methyltransferase has translation MGLYAVAAGVLAGVENRQGSIKGLVYSSNFQNVKQLYALVCETQRYSAVLDAVIASAGLLRAEKKLRPHLAKVLVYELLLGKGFRGGGGRWKALLGRHQARLKAELARLKVHRGVSRNEDLLEVGSRPGPVSQLPRFVRVNTLKTCSDDVVDYFKRQGFFYQGRASSLDDLRALKGKHFLLDPLMPELLVFPAQTDLHEHPLYRAGHLILQDRASCLPAMLLNPPPGSHVIDACAAPGNKTSHLAALLKNQGKIFAFDLDAKRLASMATLLARAGISCCELAEEDFLAVSPSDPRYREVHYILLDPSCSGSGMPSRQLEEPGAGTPSPARLHALAGFQQRALCHALTFPSLKRLVYSTCSLCQEENEDVVRDALQQNPGAFRLAPALPAWPHRGLSTFPGAKHCLRASPETTLSGGFFIAVIERVEAPSSASQAKASAPECTPSPAPKRKKRQQKAGAGACTPPCT, from the exons ATGGGGCTGTACGCTGTCGCGGCAGGCGTGCTGGCAGGCGTGGAGAACCGCCAGGGCTCCATCAAGGGGCTGGTGTACTCCAGCAACTTCCAG AACGTGAAGCAGCTGTACGCGCTGGTGTGCGAAACGCAGCGCTACTCCGCCGTGCTGGATGCCGTAATCGCCAGCGCCGGCCTCCTCCGTGCGGAGAAGAAGCTGCGGCCGCACCTGGCCAAG GTGCTAGTGTATGAGTTGTTGTTGGGAAAGGGCTTTCGAGGTGGTGGGGGCCGATGGAAGGCTCTATTGGGCCGGCACCAGGCGAGGCTCAAGGCTGAGTTGGCTCGGCTTAAGGTTCATCGGGGTGTGAGCCGGAATGAGGACCTGTTGGAAGTGGGATCCAGGCCTGGTCCAG TCTCCCAGCTGCCTCGATTTGTGCGTGTGAATACTCTCAAGACCTGCTCTGATGATGTAGTTGATTATTTCAAGAGACAAGGTTTCTTCTATCAGGGTCGGGCTTCCAG CCTCGACGACTTACGAGCCCTCAAGGGGAAGCATTTTCTCCTGGACCCCTTGATGCCGGAGCTGCTGGTATTTCCCGCCCAGACAGATCTGCATGAACACCCACTGTACCGGGCCGGACACCTCATTCTGCAGGACAGG GCAAGCTGTCTCCCAGCCATGCTGCTGAACCCTCCGCCAGGCTCCCATGTCATTGATGCCTGTGCCGCCCCAGGCAATAAGACCAGTCACTTGGCTGCTCTTCTGAAGAACCAAGG GAAGATCTTTGCCTTTGACCTGGATGCCAAGCGGCTGGCATCAATGGCCACGCTGCTGGCCCGGGCTGGCATCTCCTGCTGTGAGCTGGCTGAGGAGGACTTCCTGGCGGTCTCCCCCTCAGACCCACGCTACCGTGAGGTCCACTATATCCTGCTGGATCCTTCCTGCAGTGGCTCAG GTATGCCGAGCAGACAGCTGGAGGAGCCCGGGGCAGGCACACCTAGCCCGGCGCGTCTGCATGCCCTGGCGGGGTTCCAGCAGCGAGCCCTGTGCCACGCGCTCACTTTCCCTTCCCTGAAGCGGCTCGTCTACTCCACGTGCTCCCTCTGCCAGGAGGAGAATGAAGACGTGGTGCGAGATGCGCTGCAGCAGAACCCTGGTGCCTTCAG GCTAGctcctgccctgcctgcctggcCCCACCGAGGCCTGAGCACGTTCCCTGGTGCCAAGCACTGCCTCCGGGCCTCCCCTGAGACCACGCTCAGCGGTGGCTTCTTCATAGCCGTAATTGAACGGGTCGAGGCGCCGAG TTCAGCCTCACAGGCCAAAGCATCAGCACCAGAATGcacacccagcccagccccaaagagaaagaagagacagcAAAAAGCCGGAGCCGGTGCTTGCACGCCGCCTTGCACATAG